Proteins encoded within one genomic window of Hermetia illucens chromosome 2, iHerIll2.2.curated.20191125, whole genome shotgun sequence:
- the LOC119647740 gene encoding uncharacterized protein LOC119647740 yields MTPTDILASDACSLYEKKRMNPNAQGYRILKVGKARVAGKVAANDFFPKFHVPSVIVENPKTFNFDAENHALYLVFLSLSSENFNITPPAELLHLDNLSKIIFISKIEMGASTLLNLFEWCWSNEIINVLTVAGEQIYSYDPFPRVALTNLTDERRLSVFFKNKMMDFNGKSIRTPMFNDIPRTFRYFDENGSTKFAGYMYQIISAFAKKHNGSLEVSFTTYDIENFVELLNTGKIDIFPFIYFAHPAFENLSKSYTINSIWACIIVPYSAELPRYTYFKLPFTDSSWYCIVGASLVLLIVSSVALFRVEKKLRIRYTIHHLVRILLQQPNIDENWPKALQLIFILALVLNMLIANLYQSGLSSFFTKSIAGKQIDTFDDLIKSNVRIRIGDGTYRQLANFKLYPLAARKNLIKPDPDFRVELPEVVPDYGYLLTDDQYEFLSEFHKYTSRPIFRRGSMCFSKSQFFIPLRRRSAYRDIMNNLVFQIQESGILMKWESDTFGEAVKGGLIKPIVIDQELLRPLTVSDFKIVWSIFGCALSLCLMSFLCELVTAYVLN; encoded by the exons ATGACCCCGACCGACATTCTAGCAAGTGATGCATGCAGTCTTTATGAGAAAAAGAGAATGAATCCAAATGCACAAGGGTACAGAATACTGAAAGTCGGCAAGGCTAGAGTCGCTGGAAAGGTGGCAGCAAATG atttttttcctaaatttcaTGTGCCTTCTGTCATCGTTGAGAATCCCAAAACGTTCAACTTCGATGCTGAAAATCATGCGTTGTACCTTGTGTTTTTGAGCCTGTCCAGCGAAAACTTCAATATAACACCACCTGCCGAACTATTGCATTTGGATAATTTATCTAAAATCATTTTCATATCCAAGATTGAAATGGGAGCTTCGACATTATTGAATCTATTCGAATGGTGTTGGTCAAATGAAATCATAAATGTGTTGACTGTTGCCGGAGAGCAAATTTACTCGTATGACCCATTCCCGCGAGTGGCTTTAACCAATTTGACAGACGAGAGGCGCTTGagtgttttctttaaaaataaaatgatggacTTTAATGGGAAATCTATAAGAACACCGATGTTCAACGATATACCACGCACCTTTAGATACTTTGATGAAAATGGGAGTACCAAGTTTGCCGGGTATATGTATCAAATCATTTCAGCTTTTGCGAAGAAACATAATGGATCCTTAGAAGTGAGCTTCACAACGTATgatattgaaaattttgttgaacTTCTTAATACCGGAAAAATTGATATATTTCCTTTCATTTATTTTGCTCATCCAGCATTCGAAAACTTAAGCAAGAGTTACACGATCAATTCAATTTGGGCCTGCATTATCGTCCCGTACTCAGCAGAACTTCCAAGGTATACCTACTTCAAGCTGCCATTTACAGATTCGAGCTGGTATTGCATAGTTGGCGCATCACTGGTACTCCTAATCGTTTCTTCAGTTGCACTGTTCAGAGTTGAAAAGAAGCTTCGTATCAGATACACTATCCATCACTTGGTACGAATTTTATTACAACAACCCAACATCGATGAAAACTGGCCGAAAGCCTTACAGTTGATTTTTATCCTTGCTTTGGTCCTTAACATGCTGATTGCTAACCTCTACCAAAGCGGTCTGAGCAGTTTCTTCACTAAGTCGATTGCAGGCAAACAAATTGACACTTTTGATGATTTAATAAAGTCAAACGTACGTATTAGGATCGGAGATGGAACTTATCGGCAGCTAGCCAATTTTAAATTGTATCCTCTCGCTGCCAGAAAAAACTTAATTAAGCCGGATCCTGATTTTCGAGTGGAGCTTCCTGAGGTTGTACCTGATTATGGATACCTTCTGACTGATGACCAGTACGAATTTTTATCGGAATTTCATAAATACACATCACGACCAATATTCCGACGAGGAAGCATGTGCTTCTCCAAATCACAATTTTTCATCCCTCTGCGTCGCCGCTCGGCTTACAGAGACATCATGAATAATTTGGTTTTCCAAATTCAAGAATCAGGGATTCTAATGAAGTGGGAAAGTGATACCTTTGGCGAGGCTGTTAAGGGAGGCTTGATTAAACCTATTGTAATTGATCAAGAACTGTTAAGACCTTTAACTGTATCCGATTTTAAAATAGTTTGGTCTATTTTCGGTTGTGCTTTGTCTTTATGTCTTATGTCATTTCTATGTGAACTGGTTACAGCTTATGTATTGAATTGA